In Geotalea uraniireducens, the genomic window CTGAAAGGACGGCCCGATGACCGAACTCGACAAGGCACTGGAGCTGCTGCGCCAGGATGCGAACGACGCCAGGAACCAATCGAAGTATTACGATCTCTTTCTCAACTCGACCTTCTTCGTCCCGGCTCGCGACGAGCCGGTGGCCGGCGAGGATGCGGGCCCGGCGGAGGGGCAGGCTTTGCCACTGATCATGGAAGCGGAGGGGAACGACTATCTGATGCTCTTCGACACCCGGGAGCGCCTGCAGGATTGGGCCGCCAGAGAGGTCCGCTTCGTCGAGGTGCCGGGGCACGTCCTGGCTGCCATCACCAT contains:
- a CDS encoding SseB family protein; this encodes MTELDKALELLRQDANDARNQSKYYDLFLNSTFFVPARDEPVAGEDAGPAEGQALPLIMEAEGNDYLMLFDTRERLQDWAAREVRFVEVPGHVLAAITMPPLHWALNVGTGYSKQFLPDEIAWLRGVVERCNAAAATPE